Proteins from a genomic interval of Debaryomyces hansenii CBS767 chromosome E complete sequence:
- a CDS encoding DEHA2E17292p (weakly similar to uniprot|P36024 Saccharomyces cerevisiae YKR072C): MNQSSSDKYTSEGMPSEPPRPRQSSQLQVDGENVKPSQSVTFGDLDNQEKLRRFTISSQPSSVNLAHSKNPESLPSSRKTSLQGNPNITNSSRNSSTTSEIFQFFANNQTYAVKPQQQVSTSTTQGYITPSNQSSGVNSPVLETPPHLKRGYTFDESSHKPTRLSSPSPPPLSQANFASSQEFQQAPHPINITNNNSSPRGSCNIKKSTKTVVASPSGPPVPFQQYLTKSDDEKIHILLGCTGSVATIKVPMIVDKLFNIYGKSKISIQLVVTKSATHFLKGLKIHSDVKIWRDEDEWANYNEHNIATTTISTNNVSSSRKPKNPFDNLILHNELRKWADIFLIAPLSANTLAKITNGIADNLLTSIIRSWSPINTTMASTNVNKNSVNVKKPILVAPAMNTHMYIHPITAKQLLLLSSPEYGFGIEVLKPVEKVLVCGDIGMGGMREWSDIVDILRRRINSINYVSDGKRIIAKKDEDERDADEDDDEEEEGNDDDDDDDDDDDDDDDDDDDDDDDDDDDDDDDDDDENEEVDDGDDDNNGSVNGQSTTLKRTSDTDKVSKENDDMIFEIQDNDAKEAQRDATEKSSSNNYYIRTDKIPVETQNIV, from the coding sequence ATGAATCAGTCTTCTTCAGATAAGTATACACTGGAAGGTATGCCATCAGAACCACCTCGACCACGGCAATCTCTGCAACTACAGGTTGATGGTGAGAATGTGAAACCATCGCAATCTGTTACTTTTGGTGATTTGGATaaccaagaaaaattacGTAGGTTCACTATCTCATCACAGCCATCGTCAGTCAATCTAGCACACTCTAAAAATCCAGAGTCTTTGCCTTCATCTAGAAAAACATCATTACAAGGAAATCCTAATATAACTAATTCTAGTAGAAATAGTTCTACAACAAGTGaaatattccaattctttGCAAATAATCAGACATATGCCGTAAAGCCTCAACAACAAGTGTCCACAAGCACGACACAAGGTTATATCACACCAAGCAATCAATCTTCAGGAGTCAACTCACCTGTGTTGGAGACACCACCGCATCTAAAGAGAGGGTATACATTCGATGAGTCTAGTCATAAACCTACAAGACTTAGTTCACCTTCACCTCCTCCATTATCGCAAGCTAACTTTGCGTCGCTGCAAGAATTCCAACAAGCACCGCATCCAATCAATATAACCAATAATAACAGCCTGCCTCGCGGATCTTgtaatataaaaaaatcgACCAAAACAGTAGTTGCATCGCCAAGTGGACCTCCAGTTCCATTTCAACAGTATTTGACGAAGTCGGATGATGAGAAGATCCATATATTGCTAGGATGTACAGGCTCGGTAGCAACTATCAAAGTTCCGATGATAgtagataaattattcaatatttacGGCAAGTCGAAAATATCTATTCAGTTAGTAGTGACCAAATCGGCTACGCATTTTTTAAAGGGATTGAAGATCCATAGTGATGTTAAGATTTGGAgggatgaagatgaatgGGCGAATTATAATGAACATAACATCGCAACCACAACTATTTCAACTAATAATGTATCCTCGTCTAGAAAACCTAAGAATccatttgataatttgatctTGCATAACGAATTAAGAAAATGGGCAGATATCTTTCTAATTGCACCTCTTTCAGCCAACACATTGGCCAAGATTACGAATGGTATAGCTGATAATTTGTTGACATCGATTATTAGATCTTGGAGTCCTATTAATACGACAATGGCTTCTACCAATGTTAATAAAAATTCGGTAAATGTCAAAAAGCCGATACTAGTGGCACCTGCCATGAATACACATATGTATATCCACCCAATTACTGCAAAAcaactattattattgtcatCGCCAGAGTACGGTTTTGGTATTGAAGTATTGAAACCAGTTGAAAAGGTATTAGTTTGTGGAGATATCGGTATGGGTGGTATGAGGGAATGGCTGGATATTGTAGATATTTTAAGACGAAGGATTAATTCTATCAATTATGTCAGTGATGGTAAGAGAATCATTGCCAAGaaggatgaagatgaaagagatgctgatgaagatgacgatgaagaagaagaaggtaatgatgatgatgatgacgatgatgatgatgatgacgatgatgacgatgatgacgatgatgacgatgatgacgatgatgacgatgatgacgatgatgacgatgatgagAACGAAGAGGTTGATGATGgagatgatgataataatggtaGTGTCAATGGTCAGTCTACTACGTTAAAACGTACCTCCGATACAGATAAGGTCTCCAAAGAGAATGATGACATGATCTTCGAAATACAGGATAATGATGCAAAAGAAGCTCAACGAGATGCGACTGAGAAATCATCAAGCAACAACTATTATATTAGAACCGATAAAATTCCTGTCGAAACACAAAATATTGTATAG
- a CDS encoding DEHA2E17314p (highly similar to uniprot|P15367 Saccharomyces cerevisiae YIR022W SEC11) has translation MNIRHQLVQFLNLALVLSSAFMAWKTLSVITNSHSPIVVVLSGSMEPAFQRGDILFLWNRDNHAKVGDVVVYEIKGKSIPIVHRVLREHHNAESKQFLLTKGDNNAVDDLGLYAKKQAYLNQKTDLVGTVKGYLPMVGYITILITENIYFRYTLLGLMGISSLLSNE, from the coding sequence ATGAATATTCGTCATCAATTGGTCCAGTTTTTGAACTTGGCACTTGTTCTTTCTTCAGCTTTTATGGCATGGAAAACTTTGTCAGTTATAACTAATTCTCACTCCCCAATTGTTGTGGTTTTATCAGGATCTATGGAACCAGCCTTTCAAAGAGGAGATATCTTATTCTTATGGAACAGAGATAATCATGCTAAGGTCGGAGATGTAGTTGTATATGAGATTAAAGGAAAATCAATCCCAATTGTTCATAGAGTATTAAGAGAACATCACAATGCGGAACTGAAGCAGTTTTTATTGACTAAAGGTGATAATAACGCAGTTGATGATTTAGGCTTATATGCCAAAAAGCAAGCATATTTAAACCAAAAGACAGATCTAGTTGGAACAGTTAAGGGCTATTTACCGATGGTTGGTTATATCACGATTTTGATAActgaaaatatatatttcagATACACGTTATTAGGTCTAATGGGAATTTCGAGCCTTTTATCGAATGAATAA
- a CDS encoding DEHA2E17358p (weakly similar to uniprot|P35731 Saccharomyces cerevisiae YKL055C) translates to MDMSFIGKKALVTGASKGLGYALSQRLAQLGCSVTLVARNDKLLKTNINSLPVITSHQRHGYIRCDLQELLNDEDPDSKSRLNNELINCLSDVSILVNCAGITTHKLLPRISRDEIVSTVGLNLIAPIILSKLSYRPMMKVASKLKTSSDSGSFKKPIMLNISSILSMTDSTLPGTTVYAASKAGILGFTKSLAAELKGKIRVNALLPGLIVGTQMGSDAMIDDSELKSKTVSLDEVVDKAIEVISNDSINGQNVIIDGEKGR, encoded by the coding sequence ATGGATATGAGTTTCATTGGTAAAAAGGCATTAGTTACCGGGGCATCTAAGGGGTTAGGCTACGCATTGTCACAAAGGTTAGCGCAACTAGGTTGTTCAGTTACTTTAGTTGCCAGGAATGATAAATTGCTAAAGacaaatatcaattcaCTTCCTGTAATTACATCCCATCAGCGTCACGGTTATATAAGATGCGATCTCCAAGAGTTATTGAATGATGAGGATCCTGATTCCAAATCGAGactaaataatgaattaataaattgtttgtCTGATGTTTCAATTTTAGTGAATTGTGCTGGAATAACTACCCATAAATTATTACCTAGAATAAGCAGAGATGAAATAGTGTCTACTGTCGGTTTGAACTTGATAGCACCCATAATATTAAGCAAGCTTTCATATAGACCAATGATGAAAGTTGCAAGTAAATTGAAAACGAGTCTGGACTCTGGATCCTTCAAAAAGCCTATTATGTTAAATATATCATCTATTCTTTCAATGACTGATAGTACATTACCCGGGACGACTGTTTATGCAGCACTGAAGGCAGGAATTTTGGGATTTACTAAGTCCTTGGCTGCTGAGCTTAAAGGTAAGATAAGGGTTAATGCATTACTTCCAGGATTAATCGTTGGAACCCAAATGGGTTCCGATGCTATGATAGATGATAGCGAATTAAAATCGAAAACAGTTTCATTAGACGAAGTAGTAGATAAAGCAATAGAGGTAATATCTAATGATTCTATAAATGGCCAGAATGTTATAATTGATGGCGAGAAAGGTAGATAA
- a CDS encoding DEHA2E17380p (some similarities with CA5472|IPF16948 Candida albicans), whose protein sequence is MFKKSSPEYYENLTISKCKRIVRPLVSKIHALNDLNGKYPSILDFNFPLDDTCLQGLLSKKNINHDYSGKHIVNQLGQPRNKIRKLEDRKYTKCYDSDSDYDEGYDSLERRSMNKDYLPEEREHISNINKLIEPSSSFERLTSLKPYISGQLFQSYYDMFLIFRNIMNLLVFTTHKNNESTSSMPKLSSLCSFKIGKFMALSTKPTYYEMNQSLLFDPNTIPYHLREYQDILSDDIDEWLEMKPEVVTYTHRIDLLIGYVIHLLVINSDSTLYLLIPILIHWLNEESKRTGNTMLQSISRSFFLEYWTYGPDYSESSGFDNIVSILNGTQNRERNLNIFWIFHKIGYWRILISSFDSESTVTGSDTYEILTLDTISLNNKLSLQVLINLNAAYDTHDTHDFLHEIYQIIKKNPQHPQVNNILILIITQLISSTRLNIKQCMVSRDILNCFQFAYDNVIFFVHIWLSLPVKEEFLVFNSLYPGNTEIFHALISFTDFQVRQCDILFSNQSESTFFSKINMDGSSTIDLRMIRDNLSILNRTLELLKLYYLDTFDDFTIDPHSVEEISSFVLLIQNSKLNPSNVKEFTICNNSYNDLLIWLFDQQDPTLLQISQLCFRKYYGNRTWFKDVSIDNLYCILFEADTITSSSSEEIDDSRLDNSDGDIDDDDDDDDDDDDDDDDDDNDTEIQSSSLI, encoded by the coding sequence ATGTTCAAAAAAAGTTCACCAGAGtattatgaaaatttaacCATTTCTAAATGCAAAAGAATTGTTCGGCCTTTAGTATCTAAAATTCATGCTCtcaatgatttgaatgGTAAATATCCATCGATATTGGATTTCAATTTCCCTTTAGATGATACGTGTTTGCAAGGTTTACTAAgcaagaaaaatataaatcatgACTATAGTGGAAAACACATTGTTAATCAACTTGGTCAACCCAGAAACAAGATTCGTAAGCTTGAAGATCgaaaatatacaaaatgtTATGATTCCGATAGTGATTACGATGAAGGTTATGATTCACTAGAACGCCGCTCTATGAATAAGGATTACTTGCCAGAAGAGAGGGAACATATCTCAAACATAAATAAGTTAATAGAGCCTTCAAGTTCGTTCGAAAGATTAACATCATTAAAACCATATATTTCAGGCCAACTCTTTCAATCATACTATGATATGTTCCTTATattcagaaatattatGAATTTACTAGTATTCACAACGCATAAAAACAATGAATCAACTTCCAGTATGCCTAAATTGTCGTCCTTATGTTCCTTCAAAATTGGTAAATTTATGGCACTTTCCACAAAGCCTACTTATTATGAAATGAATCAAtccttattatttgatCCTAATACAATTCCTTACCATCTCCGAGAATATCAGGATATTCTTTCAGATGATATAGATGAATGGTTGGAAATGAAGCCCGAGGTTGTAACTTATACTCATAGAATTGACTTATTAATTGGATATGTAATACATTTGTTAGTTATAAACCTGGACCTGACGTTGTATTTGTTAATACCTATATTAATACATTGGTTAAATGAAGAACTGAAAAGAACCGGTAACACAATGCTACAATCAATATCAAGAAGTTTCTTTCTAGAGTATTGGACTTATGGACCAGATTATTCTGAAAGTTCCGGATTTGACAATATAGTCAGTATTCTTAATGGAACTCAAAACAGGGAACGAAACCTAAACatattttggatatttcaTAAAATAGGCTATTGGAGAATTCTAATCAGTTCTTTCGATTCTGAATCTACCGTTACGGGTTCCGACACCTATGAAATTTTAACACTTGATACTATAtccttgaataataaattaagcCTCCaagtattaataaatcttaATGCAGCTTATGATACTCATGATACTCATGATTTTTTGCATGAAATTTATCAGATAATTAAGAAGAATCCCCAGCATCCGCAAGTaaacaatattttaattctaattATAACTCAACTAATATCAAGCACTAGACTCAATATTAAACAGTGTATGGTAAGTCGTGATATCCTAAATTGCTTCCAGTTTGCGTACGACAATGTTATTTTCTTCGTACATATATGGCTCTCACTACCTGTCAAGGAAGAGTTTCTTgtttttaattcattgtATCCTGGTAATactgaaatttttcatgcACTTATTAGTTTTACCGATTTCCAAGTACGTCAGTGTGATATTCTATTTCTGAATCAGTCTGAAAGTACCtttttttcaaagattaaTATGGATGGAAGCTCTACCATCGACTTGAGAATGATTAGAGATAACCTAAGTATATTAAACAGAACGCTTGAACTTctaaaattatattaccTAGACACGTTCGATGATTTTACGATAGATCCGCATAGTGTTGAGGAAATCAGCTCCTTCGTACTATTAATTCAGAACTCCAAACTCAACCCTTCCAATGTTAAAGAATTCACGATTTGTAACAATAGTTATAACGATCTTTTAATATGGCTATTTGATCAACAGGACCCAACACTACTTCAAATCTCACAATTGTGTTTCCGAAAATATTATGGAAATAGGACTTGGTTTAAAGATGTCCTGATTGATAATCTTTACTGTATACTCTTCGAAGCGGACACAATTACCAGTTCCAGTAGCGAAGAAATCGATGATTCCAGGTTAGATAATTCTGATGGTGATatcgatgatgatgatgacgatgatgatgatgatgatgacgatgatgatgatgatgataatgatactGAAATACAATCTAGTTCGctaatttga
- a CDS encoding DEHA2E17402p (similar to CA5473|IPF16947 Candida albicans), which translates to MSPKLLIAVALLSICENILVVGGTKIIGVPPNEQDLYNPIVNQETGEKTWHCLGDPKIVLNYDQINDNYCDCPDGSDEPGTNACPYDTSRKFYCHNEGHIPGHLENFKLNDGVCDYEICCDGSDEYLTGRCENKCSEIHQQYVTYVQTTNEEMDISLSEKKKFLSIAQEKRANAENRVEALKKELESSLRSKDKEIESQSQEDTPDQSVYLKLSPYLQELQTSIQLERSKLEDYSKNIAFLESVLSSLIKNYNPNFNDLAVKDTVNKFRDYVSNKDEQEEFQTSSIKVLTSLTEESEKLSYNTQNENVDIFYPGISNMIHYYYTSFVKSFMESPKDKGLGDEEEETTVHTETEDVESLKNEIAKINEDLDKDYGKDDILRSVQSQWIKKRLGGYSYNIGFLDSIYQDSILIGRYSRIEGNKLIYDQGAKCWNGPRRSGIVEMICGPNNDLISIGEPEKCEYHLELMTPIVCNEILEEELLSNFKINYEKL; encoded by the coding sequence ATGTCaccaaaattattaattgcTGTTGCATTGTTATCTATATGCGAGAACATCTTAGTAGTTGGGGgaacaaaaattattggtGTACCACCCAATGAACAAGATCTTTATAACCCAATAGTCAACCAAGAAACAGGAGAGAAAACTTGGCATTGTCTTGGAGATCCTAAGATAGTATTGAATTATGATCAAATAAATGACAATTATTGTGACTGTCCTGATGGGTCTGATGAACCAGGAACAAACGCATGCCCATATGACACCAGTCGAAAATTCTATTGTCATAATGAGGGCCATATTCCTGGACActtagaaaattttaaattgaatgatgGGGTATGTGATTATGAGATATGCTGTGATGGATCTGATGAATACCTAACTGGTAGATGTGAAAATAAATGTTCCgaaattcatcaacaatatGTTACATACGTACAAACCACGAACGAAGAAATGGATATTTCACTTtcagaaaagaaaaaatttctttccATAGCACAAGAGAAGAGAGCCAACGCGGAAAATAGAGTTGAAGCTCTTAAAAAAGAGCTAGAATCGAGCCTTAGATCAAAAGATAAAGAGATCGAATCGCAATCCCAAGAAGACACACCCGATCAACTGgtttatttaaaattatctcCTTATCTCCAAGAATTACAAACGAGCATACAATTAGAAAGAAGCAAACTAGAAGATTACTCAAAAAATATTGCTTTTTTGGAAAGTGTATTGTCTAGCttgattaaaaattataatcCCAATTTTAATGACTTAGCTGTAAAGGACACAGTCAATAAGTTTCGCGATTatgtttcaaataaagaCGAACAAGAGGAATTTCAAACAAGCTCAATAAAGGTATTAACCTCTTTAACGGAAGAGTCCGAGAAACTATCGTATAATActcaaaatgaaaatgtGGATATATTTTATCCTGGAATCAGTAATATGATAcactattattatacatCATTTGTGAAGTCTTTTATGGAAAGTCCAAAAGACAAAGGCTTGGgcgatgaagaagaggagACAACTGTTCACACTGAAACAGAGGATgttgaatcattaaagaatgaaattgcaaaaatcaatgaagatttggacAAAGATTATGGAAAGGACGACATCTTAAGGTCTGTACAGTCACAGTGGATTAAAAAGCGTCTTGGAGGATATTCTTACAACATTGGGTTTTTGGATTCGATCTACCAAGATAGTATTTTGATCGGTAGGTATTCTAGAATTGAAGGTAACAAACTTATTTACGATCAAGGTGCAAAATGTTGGAATGGCCCGCGTAGGTCAGGCATTGTTGAAATGATTTGTGGTCCAAacaatgatttaatttcgATTGGAGAGCCAGAGAAATGTGAGTATCACTTGGAATTAATGACACCCATTGTTtgtaatgaaatattagaagaagaattactTTCGAATtttaaaataaattatgaaaaattatag
- a CDS encoding DEHA2E17424p (similar to uniprot|Q04347 Saccharomyces cerevisiae YMR014W BUD22 Protein involved in bud-site selection) produces MWKLDLLEAKYHGSNPRFPHTKKILSARNNSKLLKKLPQSRDEAEKEILALKEDHFHKKYYGAYKKLNKEVNKHIKSDLNKWKNVDSKNGLLEFFGAEDRIQELITSKLIKCITSSILITKDLKSVPPKYMPSDVCSIITDKSHKSNPSAFFINYCQTNKDLNNYISNLWNTKSIKPLLSEIEWSFKMVRGDLTKFERDARKKLVGKDIQSDFDEDNNEDVQDDSDDDMVEGDSSKGHEKEIGDDESIDAEEIFDKFAVYDNLVNNSDDEEQKFDLDPNVNYNEVTDEESSDSEDDIDVSAGNSDDSFFEDDVRQEAKTSSKREYKLPELANGYFSGGSDDEDDEIDNDKVVKEATTQRKNRRGQRARQKIWAQKYGKEAKHVKEEQVIIASERERKRLEYEERCKKRELKAKINSAPTGSNTAPLAERRPRTNTEDPVEKPVEISKPVEISKPVEKEHPSWVAKRLAEEKQKNARFQGTKIKFD; encoded by the coding sequence ATGTGGAAACTAGATTTACTCGAAGCGAAGTACCACGGATCAAACCCGAGGTTTCCCcatacaaaaaaaattttgtCAGCTAGAAATAATAGTAAacttttgaagaaattgccTCAATCTAGAGATGAAGCCGAAAAAGAGATATTGGCCTTGAAGGAAGATCATTTCCATAAGAAATACTATGGGGcttataaaaaattaaataaagaagTTAACAAGCATATTAAATCTGATCTTAATAAATGGAAAAACgttgattcaaaaaatggtctacttgaattttttggGGCCGAAGAcagaattcaagaattgattaCTTCGAAACTTATTAAATGTATtacatcttcaattttgatcACTAAGGACTTGAAATCAGTCCCTCCTAAGTACATGCCATCGGATGTTTGTAGTATAATTACTGATAAGTCGCATAAATCAAACCCATCAGCATTTTTCATAAACTATTGTCAAACCAATAAAGACTTGAACAATTATATATCCAATTTATGGAAtacaaaatcaattaagCCTTTACTAAGTGAGATTGAATGGTCGTTTAAAATGGTGAGAGGTGATTTGACTAAGTTTGAAAGAGATGCAAGAAAGAAGCTAGTCGGCAAAGACATCCAATCagattttgatgaagataataacgAGGATGTTCAAGATGACAGTGATGACGATATGGTTGAAGGAGATTCGTCCAAAGGTcatgaaaaagaaattggagATGATGAAAGTATAGATgctgaagaaatatttgataaatttgcCGTATACGACAATTTAGTAAATAATTCAGATGATGAGGAACAAAAGTTTGATTTAGATCCTAATGTTAATTATAATGAAGTGACAGATGAAGAGTCTTCTGATCTGGAAGATGACATAGATGTAAGTGCTGGTAATTCAGATGACAGTTTCTTCGAAGATGATGTGCGTCAAGAAGCCAAGACCTCAAGCAAACGAGAATATAAGTTGCCAGAATTAGCCAATGGTTATTTTTCAGGTGGTTcggatgatgaagatgatgaaattgacaATGATAAAGTTGTGAAAGAGGCTACCACTCAACGCAAGAATAGAAGAGGTCAAAGGGCAAGGCAGAAAATATGGGCCCAAAAATACGGTAAAGAAGCCAAGCATGTTAAAGAAGAGCAAGTAATTATTGCGAGTGAAAGAGAACGTAAAAGATTGgaatatgaagaaagaTGTAAGAAAAGAGAATTAAAGGCTAAAATAAACAGTGCACCTACTGGTTCAAATACTGCCCCATTGGCGGAAAGAAGACCGAGAACTAACACTGAAGATCCAGTTGAAAAGCCTGTTGAGATCTCTAAGCCTGTTGAGATCTCTAAGCCTGTTGAAAAAGAGCATCCATCTTGGGTAGCTAAGAGGCTCGCTGAAGAAAAGCAAAAGAATGCCAGATTTCAAGGTACGAAGATTAAGTTCGACtga
- a CDS encoding DEHA2E17446p (similar to uniprot|Q12383 Saccharomyces cerevisiae YOL125W) — protein sequence MANIDKEVLASQPDEISKDQKRRKLNKHEKKERTHLQCEYFIAKKNRRCCMQRKADRKYCSEHLVDNNEPDKGERVPCPLDNNHSVWSKNLTNHLKKCNAKPKENEEIWYEKDLNTKLGVDITEDSFKNDGNDNDNEDDDLNEKELYEKYIPILRNIKDHFEPLGFSISKHSGLKNRLSEVSNQKHAIQQSSLIGNMKKRGLLDINKFYLEFGCGKGELSRFVNLSVLEDLQVKDLAGKSKYGYGFIDRGVNRMKMDSKIVKDAKENTIEVNITTKRSKIDIKDLHVDKFLKDIDPEHVVVISKHLCGAATDLTFKSLLNSSLLQGNSDKFGGLLIAMCCRHVCAYDQLLPESRAFLQSKGFRSLSSFNILKKIVSWAVCGKRDGTNEESTGEHISGLTFKEREELGLVARRLIDESRVFAMNLLVNPLGFHTEMFWYVEKEITLENVCLCIIPDSN from the coding sequence ATGGCTAATATAGATAAAGAAGTGCTAGCAAGTCAACCTGATGAAATATCCAAAGATcaaaagagaagaaagtTAAATAAACATGAAAAAAAGGAACGTACTCACCTACAAtgtgaatattttatagCTAAAAAGAATAGAAGATGTTGTATGCAAAGGAAAGCAGATCGCAAATATTGCTCCGAGCACCtagttgataataatgaaccAGATAAAGGTGAAAGAGTTCCATGCCCATTAGATAACAATCATAGTGTGTGGAGCAAAAATTTGACTAatcatttaaaaaaatGTAATGCAAAGCCGAaagaaaacgaagaaaTATGGTACGAGAAAGATCTCAATACGAAGCTTGGAGTGGACATTACAGAAGACTCGTTTAAGAATGAtggtaatgataatgataatgaggatgatgatctcaatgaaaaagaattatacGAAAAGTATATACCTATCTTGAGAAATATAAAAGACCATTTTGAACCTTTAGGTTTTAGTATTAGTAAACATAGTGGGCTAAAGAATCGATTGTCTGAAGTATCTAACCAGAAGCATGCAATACAACAATCATCGTTGATAGGGAATATGAAAAAGAGAGGGTTGTTggatataaataaattttatttagaGTTTGGCTGTGGAAAAGGAGAACTATCAAGATTTGTTAATTTGAGTGTCCTAGAAGACTTACAAGTCAAAGACTTAGCtggaaaatcaaaatatggGTACGGATTTATCGACAGAGGTGTAAATAGAATGAAAATGGATTCCAAAATAGTAAAAGATGCCAAAGAAAATACCATTGAGGTAAATATCACAACCAAAAGGTCAAAGATAGACATTAAAGACTTGCatgttgataaatttttaaaagatATAGACCCAGAACATGTGGTTGTCATTTCAAAGCATTTATGTGGGGCAGCGACAGACTTGACTTTCAAGCTGTTACTTAATTCGTCATTATTACAAGGAAACAGTGATAAATTCGGCGGGCTTCTAATTGCAATGTGCTGCAGGCATGTGTGCGCATATGATCAATTACTACCAGAATCAAGAGCATTTTTACAAAGCAAAGGATTTCGTTCATTGAGttcattcaatattttgaaaaaaatagtCTCATGGGCTGTTTGCGGTAAACGGGATGGCACCAATGAAGAAAGTACGGGAGAGCACATAAGTGGATTAACTTTCAAGGAAAGAGAAGAGTTGGGATTAGTTGCACGTagattaattgatgaaagtAGAGTTTTTGCCATGAACCTTCTAGTTAATCCATTAGGATTCCATACAGAAATGTTCTGGTACGTTGAAAAGGAAATCACTCTTGAAAATGTATGTCTCTGCATCATTCCTGATTCAAATTGA
- a CDS encoding DEHA2E17468p (highly similar to uniprot|P35691 Saccharomyces cerevisiae YKL056C), with translation MIIFTDVISGDELLSDAYDVKLVDDVVYEADCAMVNVNNGDVDIGANPSAEEGGEDLEDGTETVNNVVYSFRLQQTSFDKKSFMTYMKGYMKRVKAHLAEKNPEAIEAFENGAKTYFKKVVSSFGDWDFYTGESMDPDGMVVLLNYREDGTTPYVAIWKHGVSEDKI, from the coding sequence ATGATTATTTTCACTGACGTTATTTCTGGAGACGAGTTATTATCTGACGCTTACGACGTCAAATTAGTTGATGATGTTGTCTATGAAGCTGATTGCGCCATGGTCAATGTCAACAACGGCGATGTTGATATTGGTGCTAACCCATCTGCTGAAGAAGGTGGtgaagatttagaagatGGCACTGAAACCGTTAACAACGTTGTCTACTCCTTCAGATTACAACAAACCTCTTTCGACAAGAAGTCCTTCATGACCTACATGAAGGGATACATGAAGAGAGTCAAGGCTCACTTAGCTGAAAAGAACCCAGAAGCTATTGAAGCTTTCGAAAATGGTGCCAAGACCTACTTCAAGAAGGTTGTCAGTTCTTTCGGTGACTGGGACTTCTACACTGGTGAATCAATGGACCCAGATGGAATGGTTGTCTTATTGAACTACCGTGAAGATGGTACTACTCCTTACGTTGCCATCTGGAAACACGGTGTTTCTGAAGATAAGATTTAA